From the Drosophila simulans strain w501 chromosome 2L, Prin_Dsim_3.1, whole genome shotgun sequence genome, the window CAGGTAGCCGGTGACCAGCTGGTTATCCGGAAACGAGACGCGTCGCGCAATGGACGAGGTGAGCGAGCTGTCCGATGATTTTCGCTGCAGGAGGCTGGGCGCCGTCGACAGGATGATGCCCCTGGGGGGCAGGCCCAGGGGTCCGCTGCCTCCTCCGCCAGCGACAGTGCCACCGACACCACCTGCAACACCTCCTGATCCCGAACTGACGAAATCCGGGCAGATGGTGGAGCTGGGATTGGAGGCCAGCGAATCGGTGCGCCACACGGCCGTCTGCTTGGCATCGTGATATATCTTGATCTTGTGTCGTTGCTGCGTTCGCATCTGAGCATCGAATGCGGTCGCTTCAgtagctgcaacagcagcagcagtcgcatcAACGATCGGTGCAGCAGTCGCATCAGCTGTTTGTGCTAATTTCGTTCGCTCTgccacagctgctgctgttgttgttgttgttgctgttgtttgaCCCTCAGCTGTTGCACTTGTTTCCCCTACGCCAGCTGATGTctgtgctgctgcagcagatgTTGTTGCAAGGTGCGTGGCAATTGTTGGCTCCGTTCCATTGccttctgttgttgctgctgctgcagttgttgttgtgattggggtagctgttgctgctgttgttgttgtgtttggcTCTGCAATGTCGCGATTGTTGTGCAGCATTGTTGCAAAGCGTTTTCAGTTGCCGCTGTCGTTTTCAAGTTTGTCGCTTTTCAAGTTTGCAGAATATCTCGAACTCGTagttattttcttatttttttgttttggttttgttttgttatgttttacatttaaatacacTTTATTTACACACACCAACACGATTTGGTATCGTATTTTATTcgtattttgttgtttgtgcttCAAACGTGCGCTTCCCGTTTACATTTTCGAATGCTttaatgtattattattttttatttcaacacTACAAATTGAATatcaaaagcaaattaatttcaaagcGATTTGTATGCCGCTCGCCTACAGTTTAAAAGGCGATAAAGTAATGTTCGAATTTGTCAAACGCATCGAGTAATCAGCAGGGGCCAGTtttacaaaacacaaaaaattttcCGCTCAAAAATTTCCGCCGTTTCGAACGCACAGTGGGCCCAGCCACAGTTAGTCCAAAATTGTACACCATTCGTGACTGGTTCACTTTTCTCACTTCtcactttttttatttgatttacagTTAAGCCCTGTTTAATCTAATACAGTCTTATTAAATATCTGTAATCTCTGTCTTTAACCCTTGCAACTAATTTCTTTTTCACCCCACTGTGCAATGttaacaaaagaaaatggaatATTAAAACAAGAGACAAAAAGCGCAgagcacacgcacactacCAAACACGAAGCAAGAGAGCAAAAGAGAATGGTAGAAAAAAACATTAcctaattgttattgtttttgtttgcgtttgcaTTGACAGAGAAGCAAAAGAGAGAGCCAGAGCGAGAGGGAAAATTGAGAAAAGCCAGTCGCAGATTGTTTGCGATTGTTGTTTGTTATCGCTTTTCCCCTCTGcacttttcgcatttttgtttaCGCGCCTCTGcaagtgtgggtgtgtgtgtgcggctgtACTGCGTGctagtgtgagtgtgtgtttttgtgggaATAACACGCGCCCTGTTGCATGCAAAACTCAAATTAAAAGGCAAATTGCAATTGGTAATTACACAGGCAGTCGAAAGGGACAAACAATTGCACGCTCTTGCTGCTCACTTTTCCTCGAATTTTGTTTTAgaataaatacacaaattaCGTCACGCATGTCGGAGGACTACtgagttgttattgttgtttgcgaagtttttctttgatttccGTGTTTCTTTTGCTATTCACTTTTATCAGTTTCGGCCAAgttatttgtatttggtttTACGCACCGTGGCTTTGGCGCACTTTGTTTTCACGCACCCAaatctcttctttttttgttatacAACTTTTGGCGAAGGATTTTTCTTTGTGCAGCCAATCAGTTTAAGTGGCGTTTTATCGGGCATTTAACCGAACCGTGCTCCATTCAGCATATCGTTCAGCTATCGACCATTAGGCATCCGCGACCCAACAACAACCGATCACAAAGACGTTGAAAATGCGAAAGATAGAAATAGAAACTGAGTTGCGCATTTTCATGCTGTGTCCAACGGCCGGTGTTGCCAGACTGTCGGCACGCGAGTTTGTGATAAAGGACTGTTTATGCTGAGTTAGAATTCTTCAATTTCATGAAATTACGAATTACGATCTAATTACGTTTACACCAATAACTTCAAATTGAGCATATTTTGAagtctttttttaaattttccaataaGTGAGAGTAATtgattaatataattatttacattGATTGAATTAAAACTGAGCTATATTATATTAGTTTTCCTTCTTTACAAAGTTTTCGAACTATCCCGTGGCGACGTGTAAACCATTTTAAACTCTGCCGACGGTCTGGCAACCCGTCCACGTGTGCTCTTTTCACGCACCTTCTCGCTCACACTCCCTTAAATCGTAAGCAACATACAACATCAAAACAATAAGTTTCTGTACACATGCTCCTGGGTTTTCACTTAAATTCGCATCTTAATTGCAAACCGCACAAGTTATTGGTCTTAATTGCAAGTTTCAGGCTAGATTATCGGTCATATCACACAAAGTTATCCGCTGCTCTCTTAATCGCTCTCTGTATTCCACAATATGATGTCAGAGGAAACCTTTTTCCATACACCTCGTAAGGTAATAATAAATTGGAATCCAATACGCTAGCTTTCACTGAGCACTTTGTTGGACCCCGGCGACGTTTTTCTAAAAAGCTAGCCCAAATTTTGCGCGTTACATTTTCGGGTGAAGTGcatacaagaaaaaaaaaacaaacttcaaTTTTCAAGGTCACTGCTGAAGTTTTCCagacacacatgcacataGTCCTGTCGTTTGCCACCCACCGCAGCACTCAGGGCGTTCCGAAACCAAACATTAGGATTATTCAAAGTGAAGAGGCTTACTTCGCACTCAAATTTGGTTACTGGGTTTACAAAATTTCCTCCGATGGAGCCGCGAAACTGGCGAAACAATTGACAAGCTCTGGCCAGTGTTACCAACTGCTCCAAGTTCTCTATACCTGAGTTTTTTCGGACAACGCCATCTTCCGCGCATAGTATACTGTATTCGCACTGAGTTGAGAAAGATAACAGATACAGTGAACTAGAATTCAGATaactttaataaaatgtatttaaaacatttaaatttgaaaggGTATTAAATACAGCAATAAGATTTGATAATAAATCATATCTGTGGAATAGTTGAAACAGACCCGAAATGTCTCTTCCctattttggtattttttttaaggCCACACGGTATTCCTTGGCGCACCCAGTACGGTCACACAAATGAAAAGCCAACTCAGCTGAAAGTGAACCCATTTttatacacaaaaaattaGTAGCTGCAGCGTAATAAGTTGATTTCACCCGATCACTGCGCCccgaaaacaatgcaaaatgcGGCTGACCAACGAGAAAGCAACAATGCAGCTCCAGCTGAGTGATTTGGCCCTGTTCCTGGGCCTGTTGATCTGCTGTCTTCCAACTTTGACGTGGGCTGCGACTCTCTCCGACAAGCGACTGTGCGCCGACCCGAAATGTGAACGTAAGTTGTAATCTAGGGCCAGACAAGTCAGCCTTGGACCTCCGGCACAGCCATGTCTCTtgaaattgcataattaattcGGCGTTCGGCTGATTTATGCTTGCAGAAATCATCTCGACGGGAATTGCCAAAATCAGCTATGCCACCGGTGGTGAGGGGCTGATATCCTTCAAAATCAACTCTCCCATCCGCGTCCTGTCCAAGAGCGCCGGTTCCAATATGCAACTGTGGGGTGTGGACATCAATGGGCGGCGCGGCTATGCCAATAAGGACTTCATCATGGAGAAGAAGATCTTGGTCCGGGATAAGGACCTATTGTACGAGGTGCCAGTGGTGGGACCTGGTAGTCCAGTGCAGTCAGCGGAGACACCAGTTCAGACCGTGGAGACGCCAGTAAAACCCGTGGAGACACCAGTTCAGAGCGTGGAGACGACAGTGCAGCCTGTTCTTAACGCCTCTGAGTCAACCGATGACCTGGCAACGACTACAACGTCACCACTTGAGATAGCCGTTGATACAATAGTGGTTGAGCACGACAACCTGCAGGATCAGCAGGTTCCTGATCCTACTGCGGCTTCCAAGGCCCAAGTGCAGGTTATAGAAGGAACTGAGCTTCCCCTGGAGGCCATTGCAGCTACAACGGAAGGTAGCATTGTTCCAGAGACGGCAGCAGACCCCCAAGAAGCAACGAAATCGGACTCGACAGTTGTTGACACTAAAGAGCCACAGGCATTAAATTCTGAGCCCAATAAATTGCAGGAAGAGCCAAAAGCACAGCAACCTGGCAAAGAAGCTGAGAAACCTCCCCCACTGCCTCAGGCCATCAACGCTGAACTGGAAGACGCTGACGATTTCGATTACGGGGATGACGAGACAGATGACGACTCCGAACAAGGTAGTCAAGATAACGAATCGATCGAAGAGATAGCAAACGATAACAAATCAATTAACGACTCGATTGAACTGAAACCGCTTACGGTTGAGCAACTGAACACAACTGATAAATTGGAGGATGTAAAGGATGAGACTAAAGAGAAGCAGGCAGAAATGGAGGTCTCCAAGAAGGAAGATTCTCACTTACCCACTGAGACCTTAAATGTGACAGCACTAGAAGATCCAATTGGTCAGAAGGAATTTCCGAAGCAGGTACTGGATGCAGTCGTGGAATTAAAGTCGTTAGATCCTCTGCCAGTTGAGGAGGTTACCGAAAAGGTGGCTGAGCCAACACAAACGATTGTCGAAGATAAAATTAATGAAGAAATAGTTCCGGTTTCAGCTGAAATCCGAACAGAGCCTGCAAAAGATAACGCTACCGAACCTATTGTTGATGAATCTGATGAGGAAATAAAAGCGCCATCTGAGTCAGTAATCAGCTCAACCGCTCCCGCTCCTGTCGTTGAAGAGGGACCACTGAAAACAGAGCCTGTTGGACTGCCGCCCCTCTTTGAAAAGAAGAACTTTGAGAATCCCAATGATTACTACAAGCAATTGCAGGAGGAACAGGAAAAACAGAGACTGGTTGCAGAGGGGGAGCAGCAAAAGCGTTTACAAGAGGAAGCTGAGCAGCAGAAGAGGTTGCAAGAGGAAGCTGAGCTGAATAAAAGGTTACTCGAAGAAGCCGAGCAACAGAAAAGGTTACAAGAGGAAGCGGAGCAGCAAAAGCGTTTACAAGAGGAAGCTGAGCAGCAAAAGAGGTTGGAAGAGGAAGCTGAGCTAAATAAAAGGACACTCGAAGAAGCCGAGCAACAGAAAAGGTTACACGAAGAATcagagcagctgcagcgctCAAGTGAGGAAGCGGAGCCACAACTGAGCGTTCAGGAAGACAACATGCAGCAGCTTAATGACTCTGTGGATGCGCAGTCCAACGAAATCGTTGATAACAACAATAAGCAGCAGCCAGAGCAAtatcagcagcaccatcatcaTACAGAAAGTGCCTTTAATTACCCATCGACTGCATCACATACAACTCCAACGCCTGACGCCGAATCACCGTACGCAGCAGTCCAGGAGGAGACCACAGAAGCATCACAAACGGATAACCGTCGTGAGGGAGTTGGTTACGTGGAGCCAGTAGCTATGCCCGCGACGGCTAGCCCCGTGTCGGAAGTACCCATCAAGGAGGACGCACCAGGCTTCGGTCTCTTTGCCACGATTGTCGACACCGTAAACAATTTCATCGGAAAGGATCCTCAAAGTGCTCCAGCAGATAGCAGCGATGAACTGCACAGAATCCTCTATCCAGGAAGGCCTGAGGTGACTTCTTCTCAAAGGAAGGCGGAAGGTGATCATTACTTAATCATTATTACCTACTATTCTTCAGAAATTAGAGTGAATATCCGGTCCGGTTTTGTTATATACtaaaccttttttttcttaatattCCAGACTCTGCTCCTGCCGATGTGGATGGATATTGTGCCCGGTTTCAAGCCCATGATGAGCACTGCCATCGCTCTATATCTCTTGATAATTTTGTTGAAGTAATGGCCGGCAAGCTGGTTGACCACAGCCAACTTTTACTTTGCGTAGTTATCGCCGCGATTTCTTCCTTGTTCTTCATGTTTGCATACTACTGCTTCTGCAATAGTAGTCAGGAGGGAGCACTTCTTTCGAAGCTGAACCATTTGGAGCGCAGTCTGTTGGCCTCCCACAAGGAGAACCTGATCATCAAGCACGACCTGATGACAACGCGCACAAAGTTGGCCAGCATTGAGGACAATTCCTTTGGCTCAAACGACATGGTGGCCGATCTCAAGAAGCAACTTGAATCTGAGCTGTACGAGAAGGCCAAGCTGCAGGAGCAGGTTGGCTCATTAGAAAGGGTAGGTCCACGCcatttaatcaaataaacGCTTAATTAACAAATCACTCTTTACAAGGATCTGGATAACGCGGCTGAGGCTGGCCTGGAGCTCAACAAGATGCTGTCCGAAGTCCTGAACAGTCAGAATGGCGATGAGGCTTTCATGAGCACCGTCGACGAACTGCAGCGACAGCTTAATGACCAAGAAAGTGAGTAAACGCCGTTGATTAATACTAATATTACTATGATTTTTTGATGGCTACTTATTTAAGCATTTAGTATCCAAAGCAGTTTTCTGTTTAATAACTCCATAACTTTTTCAGAGATCATCATCGAAATCAACAACAGTCTGGCCGAGAAAAGTAGGGAGAACAGCGAACTGCAGTATACGTTTACGGAGGCCACGACTCGGCTCAACAGCGAGCTGAAGACGCTACAAGAGGACAACTACGAGTTGGAGATGGAGAAGTCTAAGCTGCAAACTCGTCTTCAGGAAATTCAGGctgaaacggaaacggagTTGGCCAAGGCACTGGAAGCCAGAAATTACGAAATGCAAAAGCTGCAGAATCAGATTGTGGAGCTGACTGCCAAGTGGGAGCGCGAACATGGCGATCTGCAGACCAGTCTAGCAAAGATCGAAGCCCTCGAAGATTGCCTGAAGGCTGTCAGAAAGGATGCGAACCTCAATGTCCAAGAGCTGATCACCTCGGCCAAGACACGCGGTGAACTCAACGCGGTCCATAAGAAGCTGGTCGAGCTGCAGTCGAAGGTGGAGCAAGAAGCGGCCCACAAGCAACGTCTGGAGAGCCAGCTGCAACAGTCAAGTCAAGATGTGGAGCAGCTGAAGCAGGACTTCAACCAATCAGAGCGCGATAAGCTAGAAGCCCAGACGCGTCTTGAAGTCTTATCCGGCTACTTCAGGGAGAAGGAGAACGAACTTAAGAAGTAGTTTACCAAGAATCACATTTGAGGAAAGTCTTCAtcttttaattaccatttcaGAGAACTTAGTCTGCAGGAGACCAAGTGGCTGCAGCACCAGGGAGAAAATGCCAGCACAGTGGAGACCCAGACGCTGATGAAGAATGAAATCCAAACTCTGAAGTAAGTCAGAATCGCGCATTATCGTATTCAAGAAATGTTAAAATCGATTTCCCCTTAGATCTCAGAATGACGAGCTGCGTGCCGAGATCGAGGCCCAGATAGCCTCGCACAAAGCTCAGATGGGCACGCTGGAGAACCGCGCTCATGAGTCCTGGCTGGCGGCGCGCCAGTCGGAGCGCCGATGCGAAGAAGCGTTGGCCGAAGCCGCCAGCCTGAGGCGCAAGCTGACCACAATGGCCAGCGGC encodes:
- the LOC6731242 gene encoding transport and Golgi organization protein 1; translation: MRLTNEKATMQLQLSDLALFLGLLICCLPTLTWAATLSDKRLCADPKCEQIISTGIAKISYATGGEGLISFKINSPIRVLSKSAGSNMQLWGVDINGRRGYANKDFIMEKKILVRDKDLLYEVPVVGPGSPVQSAETPVQTVETPVKPVETPVQSVETTVQPVLNASESTDDLATTTTSPLEIAVDTIVVEHDNLQDQQVPDPTAASKAQVQVIEGTELPLEAIAATTEGSIVPETAADPQEATKSDSTVVDTKEPQALNSEPNKLQEEPKAQQPGKEAEKPPPLPQAINAELEDADDFDYGDDETDDDSEQGSQDNESIEEIANDNKSINDSIELKPLTVEQLNTTDKLEDVKDETKEKQAEMEVSKKEDSHLPTETLNVTALEDPIGQKEFPKQVLDAVVELKSLDPLPVEEVTEKVAEPTQTIVEDKINEEIVPVSAEIRTEPAKDNATEPIVDESDEEIKAPSESVISSTAPAPVVEEGPLKTEPVGLPPLFEKKNFENPNDYYKQLQEEQEKQRLVAEGEQQKRLQEEAEQQKRLQEEAELNKRLLEEAEQQKRLQEEAEQQKRLQEEAEQQKRLEEEAELNKRTLEEAEQQKRLHEESEQLQRSSEEAEPQLSVQEDNMQQLNDSVDAQSNEIVDNNNKQQPEQYQQHHHHTESAFNYPSTASHTTPTPDAESPYAAVQEETTEASQTDNRREGVGYVEPVAMPATASPVSEVPIKEDAPGFGLFATIVDTVNNFIGKDPQSAPADSSDELHRILYPGRPEVTSSQRKAEDSAPADVDGYCARFQAHDEHCHRSISLDNFVEVMAGKLVDHSQLLLCVVIAAISSLFFMFAYYCFCNSSQEGALLSKLNHLERSLLASHKENLIIKHDLMTTRTKLASIEDNSFGSNDMVADLKKQLESELYEKAKLQEQVGSLERDLDNAAEAGLELNKMLSEVLNSQNGDEAFMSTVDELQRQLNDQEKIIIEINNSLAEKSRENSELQYTFTEATTRLNSELKTLQEDNYELEMEKSKLQTRLQEIQAETETELAKALEARNYEMQKLQNQIVELTAKWEREHGDLQTSLAKIEALEDCLKAVRKDANLNVQELITSAKTRGELNAVHKKLVELQSKVEQEAAHKQRLESQLQQSSQDVEQLKQDFNQSERDKLEAQTRLEVLSGYFREKENELKKELSLQETKWLQHQGENASTVETQTLMKNEIQTLKSQNDELRAEIEAQIASHKAQMGTLENRAHESWLAARQSERRCEEALAEAASLRRKLTTMASGGVGVGGDQGVMEAIAANGTSVLGAELKTAPSPLPLPGSPLLNMPNPLPFLAAPFSPFMGLPPPFLPPAAAGGARPPPLGRMRSPPPSSRGDRDRERYSDYSDYDDYDDDEEDDRGMDRRRRHSGSWGRHHRGSYSHSPRTYRSLSPSDSRYNYNDTETDFSPPPSPPPVPSGRSATSRPYSEV